Proteins encoded by one window of Candidatus Cloacimonadota bacterium:
- a CDS encoding ABC transporter ATP-binding protein, producing MKEVIAQIKDLSKSFPTGEGEFWALKSISLEFNRGEFSGFVGPSGSGKTTLLNILGSLDTPTKGEVEVLGNKIHQLNQSDAAQLRSKHIGFIFQTYNLLPVYNVYENVEFPLLLIKMDAAKRKKMVKDAIAWVGLTDKIKSRPNQLSGGQCQRVAIARAMVKKPELVLADEPTANLDTENSFNILDTMLKLNKELNTTFIFSTHDPKVIEYLKRIIRLIDGEVASDDLASGS from the coding sequence ATGAAAGAAGTAATAGCACAGATAAAAGATCTTAGCAAATCCTTTCCCACGGGAGAGGGTGAATTTTGGGCACTTAAAAGCATTTCTTTAGAATTCAATCGGGGCGAGTTCAGCGGCTTTGTTGGTCCCAGTGGCAGTGGGAAAACTACTCTTCTAAATATTTTGGGCTCTCTGGATACACCTACAAAAGGGGAAGTGGAAGTTCTGGGGAATAAGATTCACCAACTCAATCAATCGGATGCAGCACAATTACGATCTAAACATATTGGCTTTATTTTCCAAACTTATAACCTACTGCCGGTCTATAATGTATATGAAAATGTGGAATTTCCCTTATTGCTCATCAAGATGGATGCGGCCAAAAGAAAGAAAATGGTTAAGGATGCCATTGCTTGGGTGGGGCTTACGGACAAGATAAAAAGCCGCCCCAATCAGCTTTCTGGGGGGCAGTGTCAGCGTGTAGCAATAGCGCGGGCAATGGTAAAAAAGCCGGAACTGGTTTTGGCAGATGAACCCACGGCAAACTTGGATACTGAAAACTCATTTAACATTTTGGATACAATGCTCAAGCTTAATAAAGAGCTAAATACTACTTTTATCTTTAGTACCCACGATCCCAAAGTAATTGAATATCTTAAGCGCATCATCAGACTTATTGATGGAGAGGTGGCAAGCGATGATCTTGCGTCTGGCAGTTAA